The window ATGTTGCGCGCCGCCACTTCGTCTTCGTGCTTGCCGCCGCCGGGGCCGCTGATGCCCGCCCCGCCGCGCCGGCCCACGGCCGACGACCCGGCCCCATCCTTCAACCGGCGCACTTCCTCGCCGGTGCAAACCTCCGTGGCCTGCAATTCGCCCAGATGATAGGCATAGAAACGGCTGCTCACCCGGTCGATGACGATCACGCCGAAGTGGGCATAATGATCCAGTAGATGGGTTAGAGGTTTAACGTAGGGCCGGGCGCTCAGACGCACCCGATTGCGAAACGCCACGGGCGATTGGTAGGCCCGAAAGAACGCGCCGCCCCGGCCGCAAAACAGGGCCAGGCCGGGCTTGGTCCAATCGTAGCTATGGTCCAGGTAGCGCTCGATGGTTTGGGCCTCCTTCTCGTGCTGTGGTTGCACTTCCTTCAGGAGACCCCTGGCGGTCAACTTGATTGCCTCCACGGACTGCCGCGTGCTATCGGTGTCCAGATAGACGCTGACGACGCCTTCGCCGTTGCCCTCATACGTAACCAGCTCTTGCATGTGCTCCTGGCTAAACATAAAAACCTCCTACCTGCACTATTAGCAAAATGCCGGACAGCCAATCGGCCGCCGGTGCGGGATAGATTGCGCCTCCGGGCCGGCCCTAGGGCCGCTCGCCCAACGTCAGAGGCACTTCAATTTGCTCGCCGTCACGAATGACGGTCAGGGAAATCGTTTGGCCGACCACGGCATCGAATACGAGAAAGGCGATCAGGTCATCCGGCTCGGACATGGGCCGGCCGTCGACGGCGATAATGAAATCGCCGCCGGGCAGGGTGCCGAGGGTGTCATTGCGGCCGCTGGCCCGCAAGCCGGCCACCTCGGCCGGGCTGCCGGGTGTCGTGTCGGTGATGTAGATGCCGTTGGCCTGGGGTAAGCCTAATTCCTGTTGGGCGGCCAGATCGATGCTCGTCATACTCACGCCGATGTAGGGGTAGTGATAGACCCCCTCGGCGATGAGCGCCGGGGCCACGCGATGGACGGCGTTGACCGGGATCGAGAAGCCGACGCCGGAATTCGTGCCCGTGCTGGTGCTGATGGCGCTGTTGACGCCGATGACCTCGCCGGCCAGATTCAGCAGCGGCCCGCCGGAATTGCCGGGGTTGATGGCCGCGTCGGTCTGGATGACCTGCGGCAGCGAATAGCGCCCGCCCCCCTCGGCGATGCGGTCGGACGTCAGCGAGCGGCCCAGACCGCTGATAATGCCCAGCGACAGCGACCCCGTCTCGTCGAACGGGTTGCCGATGGCGACGGCGAACTGGCCGACCTGCACCCTGTTTGAGTCGCCCAGCGTCAGGGGCTGCACGCCGTCGGGCAGCGACTCGACGCGGATGACGGCCAGATCGCTATCGACATCGCTGCCGACGACCTCGGCCGCGCGGCGCTGGCCGTCGGCGAAGACCACCTCCAGCCCGCCCGAGCCCGTCACCACGTGGTTATTGGTCACGATATGGCCGCCGGCGTCGTAGACAAAGCCGCTGCCCGACCCGGCGGTGAAGCCCTGATCGTCGAGCACGAAGATGTGGACAACGGACGGGTTGACCCGCTCGTAGAGGGCGATCAGCGTCGCCTCCATGTCGGTGCTGACCGGCACGACGGCCACGCCGGAGCCATTGCCGGTTGTTTCCGGCAGTTGGGCCATGACCGTGGCGACGGCCTGATCGACCAACGCCTGTTGCGCGGCGGGGGCGACAGGCGTACTTTGCGGTTGGCCGAGGGAAACGGCCTGACAGGCCAGAGCGAATAACGCGAGAAGGACAAAGAACACGAGGAGGGGCGAACGGTGGAAGCGATACATTGGTAACTTTTGCGCTTGGAGACGAACGTGCATCTCGACGGATAATGCCTATTCTAATGAGGCCATTGCCCAATCGTCAAGTGACAGAGATCATAACTTAGCCGACTATCACCCATTTGCTAAGGGTTGGCGACGGGCCGGCGGCTCTATGCAAACGGCGCGACGCATCCCCGCCGGGGATACGCCGCGCCATCATAACTTGTCTACCTGCCGGCAGTGATCAATACAAGAACATCGGCTTGCCCAAAACGTGGCGCACCTTGGGCCGGTAGTTCTGCGCGTCGTACAGTTCATCGACGTCAACGCGCTTCAGGCCACTGGTGACCATGCTCATCGCCACGTGGGTATAGGAGCCGTCGCGCAGGGCCACCATACGCCCGCTGGAACCGCTGACGATGAGATCGACCGCCAGATGGGCATAGTTCGTGCCGACCATCAGGTCGAGCGCGTCCGGCGCGCCGGAGCGCATCAGATAGGCGATCTTCTGGGTGATGATGTTCTCGCCGGTCAGTTTCTTCAGCGCCTCGCCGGTGATGTCGCCGATGCCGCCCAGCTTCCGGTGGCCGTAGGCATCGGTCTCGCCGTACTCCACGACCATGCCGCCGACCATGTGGGCGCCCTCGCTGACGGTGACCATCGCATAATTGCTGGGGTTGGTCTTTTTGTCCTTCATCACCAACGCGGCCAAACGCTCCGGGTCGAACGGTACTTCGGAGATCAAGGCGCGGTCGACGCCGGCCAGGTAGGAGCTGATCAGGCTGGTCTCGCCGGAGTTGCGGCCAAACAGCTCGATGACGGCGATGCGCTCGTGGGAGCCGGCGCTGGTGCGCAACTGGTGGATGAACTGGACGCTGCGGGTGACGGCCGTACTGAAGCCGATGCAGTAGTCCGTGCCATAGACGTCGTTGTCCATCGTCTTGGGGATAGCCACCACCGGGAAGCCCTCGCGATGGAGCCGCTCGCCGTAGCTGAGCGTATCGTCGCCGCCGATGGGGATGAGGCGGTCGATTTTCAGGTGCTCCAGATTTTTGAGCACGTGGGGCGTAAAGTCGCGGGGCGTGCTATCGGCCGCTTCGGCTTCAGGGTGTTCCGGGTCTTTCAGGAAGTCGGGCACGGCGCCGGGCTTCACTTTGCTGGGGTTGGTGCGGCTGGTATGGAGGATCGTGCCGCCGGTACGGTCGATGGTGCGCACCGCGGCATTGTCCAGCGGCAGGATATATCTGTCTATGGTCGCCGGATCGTCGCGGTCAACCAGAAGCAGACCGCCCCAGCCGCGACGGATGCCTACCACTTCGTGGCCCGCGTCAACGGCGCGATTGACCACCGATTTGATACAGGGATTCAGGCCGGGCACGTCGCCGCCGCCTGTCAAAATACCGATTCTCATGATACTCAATCTCCTACATAAGATAGAACAAAATGGATTGTTACAAATGGTTCGTAGGCAGCAACTTTAGTTGCGTTCTTCGCAATTGGTTCGTAGTCAGCAACTTTAGTTGCGTTCTTCGCCACGACTCCTAGCGCTTGACGGCGCTAAAGCGCCTAACTACAAACGGCGAGTAGCCCTACCCGCGATGCCCCTCGCCATGCACAATCGGCCCCTGAGAGGCCAAGCTGCGGGCAATCGGCCGCAGATCCATCCACCACTGTTTGCGCGGCCGGCTATGGTCGTAATCCATCTGCCGCGGCGCTTCGTCCAGATTGGTGAATTTTAATTCGCCCTGCACCTGGCCGATACACACGCCGGCCGATTCCTGGCGGGCGATCTGCTCCTCCAGATAATCGACACAATTCACGGCCAGACGGGTGGCGAAGATGCGGTCGAAGGGGGACGGCGCGCCGCCCTGTTGCATGTGGCCCAGGATGGCCTGGCGCACGTCGAACAGGTCGCCGCCCTCTTCTTCGAAGAGCATCCGCATGAAGTTGGTGGTGTAGACCTCATTCGCCATCTCATTGCGGATGACGAGACCCAGCCGCTTGCCGTGCTGGAAGGCGTGGCGGAAATCCTCCACGTCCTGCACCAGATGGCGCATGGCGACGCCTTCTTCGTGCAGATAGACCCGCTCGGCCCCCGTCGCCAGCGCCCCCATCAGGGCCAGATAGCCGCAGTAGTAGCCCATCACCTCGACGATGAACGCCCGCTGCGAGGCCACGGCCGAATTCTTGATCTTGTCCACGGCCGAGATGATGCTGTTGAGCGCCGTATCGGCCCCCACGCTCAACTCGGTGCCCAGCAGGTTGTTGTTGATCGTCGCCGGCAAACAAACCATCGGGATATCGAAGGCCGGGTAATTGTTGCGTTGGCTGGACAACTCCAGGACCGATTGATAGCCCGACCAACCGCCGATCATCAGAATGCCGTCGATCTGGTGTTCCTCCAGCGTGCGGGCAATGGCGTACAGGTCGCGCCCCTTGGGTATGGTGCGGTTGGTACCCAGTTCGGAGCCGCCGCGCGTGGCCCAGCCGTTGACGTCCATCCAGTTCAGTTCGGCGATCTCGTTATTGATCAGGCCCCGGAAGGCGTTGCGGACACCCAGAATGATGTGGCCGCGGTCGATGCCGATACGGACGGCGGCGCGGGCGGCAGTGTTCATACCCGGCGCCGGGCCGCCACCGTGGAGAATCGCCAGCCGCAAGCGGCGCTGATCGGGCGCGGGCGGATGGGGCGAGGCGCGGACGAGCGTGCGCACAATGTCGAACGAGCGGCTGAACGAATTGCCGCGTAGCGCCAGCGCCTCCTCAAAGTTCTTGGCGGCCACGGCATCGGCCACAGCCCGGGTCTTTTCCAGGGCGACGTTGAGCGGCGTGCGGGTTATCTTGTTACCCTGCATACCGATGACCAGCGGCTGGCCGGCGGGGTCCATGGTGGTGATGGCTTCGACCGCCTCGGCCCCCAGCAGCGTGCTCAGATTGCGGTCGAAGGCGCTGGGCGAGCCACCGCGCTGGACGTGGCCCAGCACCGTGATGCGGGTGTCCTCGCCCAGCCTCTCTTCCAGCGCCTTTTTGACGTGCTCGCTAGTGATGGGTTTGCCGTTTTTGTCGCGCGCGCCCTCGGCCACGATGACCATGCTGTCGCGGCGGCCCATCTGGCGGCCCTTCTTCAGGGCCTCGCACATCTTCGATTCCCAATCTTCCACGTCGGGCGGCGACTCAGGGATCAGCACCCAGTCCGCGCCGGAGGCCATGGCGCTCATCAGGGCCAGATAGCCACAATGGCGGCCCATCACCTCGACGACAAAGCTGCGCTGGTGGCTGGCGGCGGTGCTGGAGATGGCGTCGGTAGCCTCGATAATCCGGTGCAGGGCCGTGTCCGCGCCGGTGGTGATGTCGCTGCCGAACATATCGTTGTCGATGGAGCCGATGATGCCGACGACGGCCAGCGATTTGCTGCGGCCGGCGCTTTTCTTGCTGACCTGGCCGGAGTCGACCAGTTCCTGCACCAGCCCTTCCCACTCGCGGCGCAACACGTCCGCGCCGCTCAGGCTGCCGTCGCCGCCGATGACCACTAGGCCCTCGATCTCGTGCAACAGTAGATTGCGCGTGGCCCGCAGCCGGCCGGCCCGCTCGCGAAACTCCTTGCAGCGCGCCGAGCCGATGATCGTGCCGCCGAGGTGGAGGATGCCGCCCACGTCGCTCCAGCGCATGGGCTTGATGCGGTCGCCGCCCTCCACCATGCCCGCATACCCCTCATAGATGGCGTAGATTTCCAGCCCGCGATTTAGCCCGGTGCGCACCACGGCCCGCAGAGCCGCATTCATACCGGGGGCGTCGCCGCCACTCGTTAATATTCCGATCCTTTTCATGGTATAAGTCCAATGTTAGCCGCCGGATGAGTGGCGGCCGGTCGCGGCGTGTTGTGCCCAGGCCGATTTGTTTTCGGTCAAGTTCATTACACAGCAGACCGCGTTTTGACTCTCAAGATTATTGGGCTATCAGCGTTCAGTGGTGTGGAAATTGCGACTCAATACTACAAGGATCGACGCGGGAGGCAACCTATTTACACAGATTTAACAAGGGCAAGAACGTAACTTTTCCAGTCCGTGTCGATGGGTTCCCGCCCGGCGACGGTGGGCGGCCAACCGACGTAGACCCAGGCGATCACGTCACGGCCGCCGGCGGTAACGATCACGCGCCGCTCGCGCCGGAAGAGCGGCCGGCCCCACGATGCCTGGCCGATGCCCTCCACGCGATCCAGCAGGGCCATGATCCCGTCGTAGCGTTCCGGTCGCAGCGTGATGAGCAATCCACGGGCCTCCCCATCCGGCGCGTCGATCAGCATGGGGAAGTAGCCCAGATCATACAGCCGCGCCCGCGGCAGGCGCGCCGTTTGCACGGCCGCCACCGCCCCACGCAGCAGCGGGTGATACCGCTCGCCCGGCAACAGCGTACCATAGATGAAGATGGGCAGTTGAACACCTGGCATACGGCGGTAGTCATCTCCCGGTCATTCGGCTAAAATCCGGTCAGAGCGTCCTCGTAGCTCAAAGGACAGAGCAATCGCCTCCTAAGCGATAGATCACGGTTCGACTCCGTGCGGGGACAAGATAATTAGGAATTACGAATTAGGAATTAGGAATTAAGAGCGCTCTTTATTCGTAATTCGTAATTCCTAATTCGTAATTTATAACGTGCTTTCCGGGTCGATGTCCACCACCCAGGGCCGGGGGATGGGCAGATCATCCAGCAGGCGATGGGGGTCGGGGGTGTGGACGACGATGTGCCAGCGGTAGCGGCCGTCGAGCCGGGTGAAGAAGGCCGGCGTCGGCCCCAGCACGTCGGTGGCGGCCAGCGACCGCTCGCGCACGGCCAGATTCAGCACGCGGGCCATGTCGCGGGCCATTTCCTCAGCCCGGTCGTTCACCGGATCGCTCACCAGCAGGCGCACGATACGCCGAAACGGCGGCAGCGCGCGCTGGGTGCGAAAGCGCATCTCGTCCAGATAGAACGCGGCGTAATCGTGCTCGGCCGCGGCCCGCACGGCGTAATGCTCCGGGTTGTAGGTCTGGATGATGACCCGCCCGCCCAGCAAGCCGCGCCCGGCCCGCCCCGCCACCTGGGCCAGCACCTGGAAGACGCGCTCGCCGGTGTTGTAGTCGGGCAAGCCCAGGGCGATGTCGGCCGAAATGACCCCGACCAGCGTCACAAACGGCAAGTCCAGCCCCTTGGCGATCATCTGCGTGCCCACCAGGATGTCGGACTCGCGATTGATGAACCCGGCCAGTAGCGCCTCGTGCGACCCCTCCTCGCCGGTGGTGTCGCGATCCCAGCGCACCAGCCGCGCCTCCGGCCAGCGCTCGCGCACCAACTCCTGTAGCCGCTCGGTGCCCAGCCCAAAGTAGCGGATGCGATCCGAGCCGCAATTAGGACAGACGTGGGGGTGAGGCTCACGCCGGGCGCACTGGTGGCAAACCAGCATCATTCGCGGCTGGTGGTAGGTCAGAGGGATGCCGCAGCGCGGGCAGTTCATCACGTGGCCGCAGTCGCGGCAATTGACGAAGGTCGCCGTGCCGCGCCGGTTCAGGAAGAGGATCGCTTGCTCGCCGCGGGCCAGTGTCTCGCTGACGGCCAACTCCAGCGCCCGGCTAAAGACGGAGCGGTTTCCCGCCCGCAACTCCTGGCGCATGTCGGTCACCTGAATGGGCGGCAGGGGGATGGTCAGGGCCTCGTCCAGGCGCATGATGTCGCCGCCGTCGCCGTCGCCGCCATCCGTCAACGGCTGGTAGCGACTGAGCACGTTGAGCCGCCCGGCCTGATCCTCGATACGCCGCCGGTGGCCCATGATGCGCTTGGGTAGTTCCAGCAACTGGTAGCGGCCGGAGCGCGCCCGGTGGTAGGTCACCACGTCGGGCGTGGCGCTGCCCAGGATGACCGCCGCGCCGGTGAAGGCTCCCAGGGCGATGGCCGCCTCGCGGGCGTGGTAGTAGGGCGGCGGCACGGGCGGCGTCTGCTTATAGCTGCTGTCGTGCTCTTCGTCCAGCACGATGACGCCCAGATTGGGCAGCGGCGCGAACAGGGCACTGCGCGGCCCGATAGCGATATCGAACAGTCCGGCGCGGGCGCGCCGCCAGGTGTCGTACCGTTCGCCGTCGCTGAGGGCGCTATGGAGCACGGCCACGCGGCCGGGAAAACGGGCGGCAAAGCGGCGCACCGTCTGCGGCGTCAGGGCGATCTCCGGCACGAGCATAATCGCCCGTTGGCCGCGGGCCAGGGCGTAGTCGATGGCCCGCATGTAGATTTCGGTCTTGCCGCTGCCGGTGACGCCGTGGAGCAGGAATGGGGTTGCGGCATCTAGCGGATCGACTTCATCGCCAGTGGTCGTGTCCGGCTCGTCGTCGTCGTCGAACGGCTCATCATCTTCGTCGTCGGCCTCGTCCTGGATCATGGCGACCTTGATGCGGCCCCAGACGCGGGCCTGATCGAGGGTCAACTCCGGCGGGTCGGCCGGGGCGAAGTCGCGGTCGGCCAGCGAGTCGCGCCAGACGTGTTCGTCGCCCAGCCGCACCAAATCCAGCGCGACCAGCTTACGCAGATGGTACAGCGTCGCCCCCGTAGTGGCATACACGTCGCTGAGAGCAACGGCCCGCGCTTCGTCGGCCAGATAATCGAGGATGCGGCCATATACCTCGGCCCGCCCCAGGCGCAGGATGTGACCCGTGACCCGCCGCGCCGGCACGGCCAGGCTGACCGTCGCCGGCTGGGCCTCGACGCGCACCAGCCCGGCGGCCAGCCAGCCCGGCAACAGTTCCGGTCGGGGCAGCGCGTCCGGAGCCAGCGGCAACCGCGGCCGGACGGCCAGCAGTTCCGGCGGGGCCTTGGCCCGCGAGATGGGCACGACGACTTCGGCCGCCGGGCTACGGGTGATCAGCCCCGCGGCGGCCAACGCGTCCAGGTGTTTGATCGTAGCTCCGGTGGCGTCCAGCACGTCGGCCTCGGCCGGTAGTGGGTCGGCCGCGTCGGCCAGGTAGGCCAGCACGGCCGCCGCCTTGGTGGCGCGGCCCAACCGGGGCGCGGCGGCGCGGATGCGGGCCGGCCCGGCGATCAGTTCGACGGTGCGCACCTGCTTCGGCCGCACCCGCGGCGGATCGAGCACCGAGGCGCGGCGCAGAATACCCCGGTTAGTCAGTTGGGTGGCCGCGGCCGTCCATTTCTTGTCCTTCAGGTGGCGAGCGATCTGGCGACCGCGTTGATCGCCCCGTTCGAGCAGCAAATCGACCAGACGCTGCTGTAGCTCGGTCAGCTTGCCCTCGCCGTCCCAGCGGGGATTGATATCGTAGATGCTATCGGCCCAGCGCGTCAGGCCGGGCGGCAGCAGCAGGCGGAAGCAGGCGTTGAGCGGGGCCATGTAGCGGCGGCTGAGCCAGCGGGCCAGCTCGATCTGCCACGGCCACAGCACCGGCTCGGGGTCGATGAGCGAGATGACCGGCTTGGTCTCTTCGACCGGGGCGCTGTCGGCGAAACCGACGATGATGCCCTGGGCCAGGCGGCGGCCGAACTCCACTTCGACCAGGTGGCCGATGGCTAACGCCGGTCGTAAGTCGGCCGGGATGTGGTAGTGATAGGCGTCGGAGAGGGGCGTCTCCACGTTGACGACGACTTCGGCAAAGCGGCCGGTTTCCATGATCTGAATTGTACCTCAGCCGTCAAATTAGACCATGTGTTCTATTATTGGTGAGATGCGCCTTGTGGACAAAAAAACAGGCAACCGCTCCTGTAGCGGTTGCCTGTATCACACGAGCCGCGAAACAATGAATAGCCGCGCGCTCTTACCTGGGTGATGGCAGCGTGGCAATATCCACGCCGGTGCGCACGTATTGGGCAAAGACCCAGCCCGTCGTCCCGCCGATGAGGTTGACCCCCACCCACTGGCGGTCGCCACTGACGAAGCCGGTCATGGGAACCGTGGCGCATGGCTCCAGTTGCGTCAGCGCCGGGAACTGCGTGCCAGGGCCTTGGCGCACGTTGAGACGTACAGAGGCGGTGACCTGCGCCTGCAATCCGGTGGGGGCGACGTTGCAATTACCAGGGTTGGCCGGTAGCGTGACCGCACCGCCGAGCGGGATGAGATCGACCTGTAAGAAGGCCGGGCCGTAGCTGTCGTAGAACTCCACGACGACGTTGGCCGTGTTGCCGCTGGCGACGATTTCGGCCGAGGCAGTGGTCTGCTGGTCAAGCCAGTTATCGATTACCAGATTGCCGTTGATCCAGATACGCGACCCGTCGTCGCTGGTCAGGGTAACCCGATAGCGACCGGGTTGCACGGCCACCGCCCGCGTCCAGCGCGCCGACCAGAAATCGGCATTGACGCCGGGGCCGGGTGAGCCTTCGCCCCAGTTCTGGTTCAGATAGCGGTCATCGCGCACGAGAACCGGCGCGCCGGCCAGGTTGGGCGTGTTGAAATAGACGCCCTGCCAGTTGGGGAATTGCGGGCCAGCGTTGCCGGCGCCGATGAGGTCCCAGGTGAAGATGGCCGTCGCCATCCCGCCGTCCTCAAAGTGCTCCACGCGGAAGTCGTGGTTGCCGGCCGACATGAAGCGATCGACCGAGACGGTGTGCTCCTGGCTGGGCGTCCAACTGTCGATGACCAGTTGACCGTCGATCCAGACGCGCATCCCGTCGTCCATTGTCGCCTGGAAGCGATAGTTGCCCGCGTCGAAGGCGACGGAGCGAGTCCAGCGGACGGAGAAGTTGTCGTCGCCGACGCGGGGGTCGGGCGCGCCGCCCCACCAGCGGAAATTGATACTGTTATCCCAGCGGGTGACGACGGGCGAGCCATTGAGGTTCTGGTTGTTGAAGAATTGGCCCAGCCATTGGGCATCCTGGGCCGCGGCCGGGCGGCTGCCCAAGAGTAACAAGGCCATCGCCGACGCGAATAAGGCCGCCAACCAGGCGGAACGACGAGATAAGAGAGACATGGCTTGGGTGCTCCTTTATTGCGCAGCTGGTTGATTAAGGTGACGGAAAGGCCGCGCGATGTTGACGACTTTATTGTACAATAGACGCAGAGTTGATGTCAACGTGGCGTAGGTCATTTTACTCATTTCAGGCGCCCCAAAATAGATGTTTGATCGATTGGACACACGTTTAAGGATAGATTATGGAGTTATTGACATTTATTAATGATCATGGTTTGCCTGTTGTGGGTCTACGGCGTGGCGACGAAATTATCGACCTGTCCCCTTGTGTCTCCGACCTGCTTAGCCTGATTGACGGCGGCTCGGCCGCGCTGGAACAGGTGCGCGCCTATGCCGAAGGGGCGACGACGACCCTGCCGCTGGCCGGCGTCCGCTTGCTGGCCCCTATCCCAGTCCCCCGCCGCAACGTCATGTGCGTGGGCAAAAATTATGCCGCCCATACCCGCGAATCCTACGAGGCGCGCGGCGAAGCGGTGGAAGCCATCGACTACCCGGTCATCTTCACCAAGACGACGACCTGCGTCAACGGCCCCTATGACGATATTCCCTACGATGCCGCCGTGTCGGAGCAGATCGACTACGAGGCCGAGCTGGCGGTCATCATCGGCCGCCGCGTCAAGAACGCCACGCGCGACGAGGCGATGGCCGCCGTCTTCGGCTACACCGTGCTCAACGACGTGACCGCCCGCGACCTGCAAACATTGCACAAGCAGTTCTTCAAGGGCAAGAGCCTGGACGGCAGTTGCCCGATGGGGCCGTGGATCGTCACCGCCGACGCCGTCCCCGATCCCTACGCCCTGCGCATCACCTGCCGCGTCAACGGCCAATTGCGCCAGGACAGCGCGGCCGAGACGATGACCTTCGACATCCCGACGATCATCGGCCATCTGTCGCGCGGCATGACCCTGCTGCCGGGCGACATCATCGCCACCGGCACGCCCAGCGGTGTCGGTTTTGCCATGAAGCCGCCCGTCTTCCTGCGGCCGGGCGATGTGGTGGAGTGTGCCATTGAGGGGATTGGGGTGATTCGTAATCGGGTGGCGGGTGGCGAGTAGCGAGTAGCGAGTAGCGAGTAGCGGGTAGCGGGTCGTGCGCCACCCGCCACCCGCCACCCGCCACCCGCCACCCGCCACCCGCCACCCGCCACCCGCCACCCGCCACCCGCCACCCGCCACCCGCCACACCCGCATTGACATAGTACCCAGCCCTGATATAATTGGGAGTTGGCTGAGTGGGTTAGGGTAGGACGGCTGGAGAGAGTGTCGAAACGCCAGGATGCGACTTGTACGTGAATCTGGGGGTTTCTCAATTGCACCTCAAATGAGCTTCGTGCCCAGGGCATAGCCGGCCGCCCGGCACTGGTGGCGTGGACATTGCCCGCCAAATCCGGTGACGATAGCGACGCAAACTTGGCCGCTTATCGCGTTGTGGCGTGATAAATGGGTCGAGTTTTTTATTGAGGGTCTAGCTCATCTAAACCCACTAAATATCAACCGTTGTCAGGACGAACGTATGTCTGAAGAATCGATGAACTCCCTGGAAGATCTGCTGGACCAGCACGACTACGAATTGCCCGAACTGGGCGACATTCGTATGGGCGTGATCGTCGCCAATACGCCGCAAGGCATGATCATCGATCTGGGCTTGAAGCGGGACGGCATCGTGCCCCAATCCGATCTGGCTAAGCTGGAACCGGAAGAGCGCGAGGCGCTCAAGATCAACGACGAAGTGCCGGTCTACATTGCCCAGACCGATGACCCCGAGACGCTGGTCGTCTCGATCCACCTGGCCCGTCTGAACCAGGATTGGATCGAGGCCGAGGCCCTGCTCACCAGCGGCCAGATCTTCGAGGGCGAGGTGATCGGCTATAACAAGGGCGGCGTCATCGTGCCCTACGGCCGAATCCGCGGCTTCGTTCCCATCTCCCACCTCAGCGACGTGACGCCCGGCATGGGCGAGCGCCGCCGCCAGCAACGCCTGGCCCGTCTGCGTGGCGAATCGATCGGTGTCAAGATCATCGAGGTCGACCGCCACCGCCACCGGCTGGTCATGTCGCAGCGCGAGGCGCAAAAGGAGTGGGAGGAGAAGAAGCGCGGCGAACTGATGGAGACGTTGCAGCCGGGCGAAATCCGCACCGGCCGCATCAGCGGCATGCGCGAGTTCGGCGCGTTCGTCGACCTGGGCGGGGCTGATGGCCTCGTCCACATCTCCGAGTTGTCCTGGCATCGCATCGACCACCCGCGCGAGGTGGTCAAGCTGGGCGACGAGATCGAGGTCTACGTCCTCGGCGTCGATCAGGATTCGGGCCGCATCAGCCTGAGCCGCAAGAAGTTGCTGCCCAATCCGTGGGACACGGTAACCCAACGCTACACCCAGAATGAATTGATCGAGGGCAAGGTCACCCGCATCCTCGATTACGGCGCGTTTGCCGAGATCGAGCCAGGCGTCGAGGGCTTGCTGCATATTTCGCAGCTTTCGCGCAACGCCGTCGAAGACCCGCGCGCGGTCGTCAAGGAAGGCGAGGTGCATTTGCTGCGCATCGTCAGCATCGACCAGAAGCGCCAGCGGATCGGGCTGAGCCTGAAGGCCGTGACGACCACCGAGCAGATCGAGTGGATGGCCCAAAAGGAACTGGCCGACGCCCTGCGGCGCGAAGAAGAAGAAGCGGCCGAAGCCGCCCGTGTGCCCACCCACCACGCCGCACCCGCTCCGGCTGCTGAACCGGCTCCGGCCGATGAGTCGGTGGCCGAAGCCCAGGCCGCGGCGGCAATGCCCGTTGTTGAGGAAGCGCCGGCTATGGCCGAGGCTGCCCCGCCGGCCGTCGAAGACACAGCCGTAGCCGAGGAACCGGCGTTGAGCCAGGCGGCGGTGGAAGCTGCCCCCGAAACAGACAATGACACGGCCGAAGAAGCGGCGGAATTGGCCGCCGGCGATATCGCCTTTGTCGAACCGGTCGAGACGGTCGAGACCGTGGTCGAAGCGGATGACGCCGCCGATGCCGTCGCAGAGACGGCCG is drawn from Candidatus Promineifilum breve and contains these coding sequences:
- a CDS encoding fumarylacetoacetate hydrolase family protein, with protein sequence MGLRRGDEIIDLSPCVSDLLSLIDGGSAALEQVRAYAEGATTTLPLAGVRLLAPIPVPRRNVMCVGKNYAAHTRESYEARGEAVEAIDYPVIFTKTTTCVNGPYDDIPYDAAVSEQIDYEAELAVIIGRRVKNATRDEAMAAVFGYTVLNDVTARDLQTLHKQFFKGKSLDGSCPMGPWIVTADAVPDPYALRITCRVNGQLRQDSAAETMTFDIPTIIGHLSRGMTLLPGDIIATGTPSGVGFAMKPPVFLRPGDVVECAIEGIGVIRNRVAGGE
- the priA gene encoding replication restart helicase PriA, which encodes METGRFAEVVVNVETPLSDAYHYHIPADLRPALAIGHLVEVEFGRRLAQGIIVGFADSAPVEETKPVISLIDPEPVLWPWQIELARWLSRRYMAPLNACFRLLLPPGLTRWADSIYDINPRWDGEGKLTELQQRLVDLLLERGDQRGRQIARHLKDKKWTAAATQLTNRGILRRASVLDPPRVRPKQVRTVELIAGPARIRAAAPRLGRATKAAAVLAYLADAADPLPAEADVLDATGATIKHLDALAAAGLITRSPAAEVVVPISRAKAPPELLAVRPRLPLAPDALPRPELLPGWLAAGLVRVEAQPATVSLAVPARRVTGHILRLGRAEVYGRILDYLADEARAVALSDVYATTGATLYHLRKLVALDLVRLGDEHVWRDSLADRDFAPADPPELTLDQARVWGRIKVAMIQDEADDEDDEPFDDDDEPDTTTGDEVDPLDAATPFLLHGVTGSGKTEIYMRAIDYALARGQRAIMLVPEIALTPQTVRRFAARFPGRVAVLHSALSDGERYDTWRRARAGLFDIAIGPRSALFAPLPNLGVIVLDEEHDSSYKQTPPVPPPYYHAREAAIALGAFTGAAVILGSATPDVVTYHRARSGRYQLLELPKRIMGHRRRIEDQAGRLNVLSRYQPLTDGGDGDGGDIMRLDEALTIPLPPIQVTDMRQELRAGNRSVFSRALELAVSETLARGEQAILFLNRRGTATFVNCRDCGHVMNCPRCGIPLTYHQPRMMLVCHQCARREPHPHVCPNCGSDRIRYFGLGTERLQELVRERWPEARLVRWDRDTTGEEGSHEALLAGFINRESDILVGTQMIAKGLDLPFVTLVGVISADIALGLPDYNTGERVFQVLAQVAGRAGRGLLGGRVIIQTYNPEHYAVRAAAEHDYAAFYLDEMRFRTQRALPPFRRIVRLLVSDPVNDRAEEMARDMARVLNLAVRERSLAATDVLGPTPAFFTRLDGRYRWHIVVHTPDPHRLLDDLPIPRPWVVDIDPESTL
- a CDS encoding PA14 domain-containing protein, encoding MSLLSRRSAWLAALFASAMALLLLGSRPAAAQDAQWLGQFFNNQNLNGSPVVTRWDNSINFRWWGGAPDPRVGDDNFSVRWTRSVAFDAGNYRFQATMDDGMRVWIDGQLVIDSWTPSQEHTVSVDRFMSAGNHDFRVEHFEDGGMATAIFTWDLIGAGNAGPQFPNWQGVYFNTPNLAGAPVLVRDDRYLNQNWGEGSPGPGVNADFWSARWTRAVAVQPGRYRVTLTSDDGSRIWINGNLVIDNWLDQQTTASAEIVASGNTANVVVEFYDSYGPAFLQVDLIPLGGAVTLPANPGNCNVAPTGLQAQVTASVRLNVRQGPGTQFPALTQLEPCATVPMTGFVSGDRQWVGVNLIGGTTGWVFAQYVRTGVDIATLPSPR